A single region of the Branchiostoma lanceolatum isolate klBraLanc5 chromosome 1, klBraLanc5.hap2, whole genome shotgun sequence genome encodes:
- the LOC136440833 gene encoding malonyl-CoA decarboxylase, mitochondrial-like isoform X2: MFQGGFSWQKLRKIYAHNISGLQNSVDGAESGVSSPSLFTATISQMVTEIIGPKEAGLKKPTIPEGKTRHLCDVYGSLSSEDKATFLRVISRQFGTDHDEVLKAAEGLPQAKEKSEAALLKAEERLQAALVPRYHDLFVQIGRLEGGVKHLVDMRADTLDLLSTVKDNAELRSFSSCLREMLSHWFSAGLLHLQRITWESSCDILQKISEYEAVHPMKNWSDLKRRVGPYRRCFIFTHSTMPREPMVVLHTALTNQISDNIQTIVSTPILDDEDVEDINTAIFYSITSTQKGLQGVELGNYLIKRVVRELQAEFPKMTQFSSLSPIPGFRDWLVGEINKVLSSTESSSSEDSGVDGPSSTPPALLTSAELQKVAEIAGKDDVLPLVTLKKLLQTNQWMGAESMVETLKDPLMRLCARYLYLEKRRGYAVNPVANFHLRNGAVLWRLNWQADTNPRGISQSCGIMVNYRYFLGDTMRNSQRYMEEQHIEASQQVIDLAQAAGGVDSPAGKSNL, translated from the exons ATTTATGCCCACAACATCTCCGGTCTGCAGAACTCGGTGGACGGGGCGGAGTCGGGCGTGTCCTCTCCGTCGTTGTTCACGGCAACCATCTCACAGATGGTCACGGAGATCATCGGACCTAAAGAAGCCGGGCTGAAAAAGCCTACGATacctgag GGCAAAACCAGGCACTTGTGCGATGTGTACGGATCCCTATCATCAGAAGACAAGGCAACGTTTCTACGGGTAATTTCGCGGCAGTTTGGTACAGACCATGATGAAGTACTGAAGGCTGCAGAGGGTCTACCACAGGCAAAG GAGAAGAGTGAAGCTGCCTTACTGAAGGCGGAGGAGAGACTACAGGCGGCGCTGGTACCCAGGTACCATGACCTGTTTGTGCAGATTGGTCGACTGGAGGGCGGGGTCAAACATCTGGTGGACATGAGAGCAGACACACTG GACCTCCTGTCCACAGTGAAGGACAATGCAGAGCTGCGGAGCTTCAGCTCGTGTTTAAGAGAAATGCTGTCTCATTGGTTCTCAGCTGGGTTACTACATCTTCAGAGGATAACATGGGAGTCATCATGTGATATCCTACAGAAG ATTAGTGAGTATGAGGCAGTCCACCCCATGAAGAACTGGTCGGACCTGAAGCGGAGGGTGGGGCCCTACAGGAGGTGCTTCATCTTCACTCACAGCACCATGCCCAGGGAACCTATGGTGGTCCTGCACACAGCACTCACCAATCAGATCTCAGATAACATCCAG ACCATTGTGTCGACCCCCATCCTTGATGACGAGGATGTGGAAGACATCAACACTGCCATCTTTTACTCCATCACCTCCACACAGAAAG GTCTCCAGGGGGTTGAACTTGGAAACTACCTCATCAAGCGGGTTGTGCGGGAACTTCAGGCAGAGTTTCCCAAGATGACCCAGTTCTCATCCCTCTCCCCCATCCCCGGCTtccgtgattggctggtaggaGAGATCAACAAGGTGCTAAGTTCTACAG AGTCTTCCTCATCAGAAGACAGTGGGGTTGATGGTCCTTCATCTACACCTCCAGCCCTCCTGACTTCAGCCGAACTTCAAAAGGTTGCAGAGATTGCAGGGAAGGACGACGTGCTGCCATTGGTCACCCTGAAGAAACTCCTACAGACCAACCAGTGGATGGGAGCAGAGTCCATGGTGGAGACACTGAAAGACCCACTCATGAGATTATGTGCAAG atatctgtacCTAGAGAAGAGGAGAGGGTATGCTGTCAATCCAGTAG CTAATTTCCACTTGAGAAACGGGGCGGTTCTGTGGAGGTTGAACTGGCAGGCAGACACCAATCCTCGGGGCATCAGCCAGTCCTGTGGTATCATGGTCAACTACAG ATATTTCCTGGGGGACACGATGAGGAACAGCCAGAGGTACATGGAGGAACAGCACATCGAGGCCTCACagcaggtcattgacctcgcACAGGCTGCTGGGGGGGTGGACAGTCCAGCGGGGAAGAGTAATCTGTAG
- the LOC136440833 gene encoding malonyl-CoA decarboxylase, mitochondrial-like isoform X3 — translation MLKGSLHWQRLKIYAHNISGLQNSVDGAESGVSSPSLFTATISQMVTEIIGPKEAGLKKPTIPEGKTRHLCDVYGSLSSEDKATFLRVISRQFGTDHDEVLKAAEGLPQAKEKSEAALLKAEERLQAALVPRYHDLFVQIGRLEGGVKHLVDMRADTLDLLSTVKDNAELRSFSSCLREMLSHWFSAGLLHLQRITWESSCDILQKISEYEAVHPMKNWSDLKRRVGPYRRCFIFTHSTMPREPMVVLHTALTNQISDNIQTIVSTPILDDEDVEDINTAIFYSITSTQKGLQGVELGNYLIKRVVRELQAEFPKMTQFSSLSPIPGFRDWLVGEINKVLSSTESSSSEDSGVDGPSSTPPALLTSAELQKVAEIAGKDDVLPLVTLKKLLQTNQWMGAESMVETLKDPLMRLCARYLYLEKRRGYAVNPVANFHLRNGAVLWRLNWQADTNPRGISQSCGIMVNYRYFLGDTMRNSQRYMEEQHIEASQQVIDLAQAAGGVDSPAGKSNL, via the exons ATTTATGCCCACAACATCTCCGGTCTGCAGAACTCGGTGGACGGGGCGGAGTCGGGCGTGTCCTCTCCGTCGTTGTTCACGGCAACCATCTCACAGATGGTCACGGAGATCATCGGACCTAAAGAAGCCGGGCTGAAAAAGCCTACGATacctgag GGCAAAACCAGGCACTTGTGCGATGTGTACGGATCCCTATCATCAGAAGACAAGGCAACGTTTCTACGGGTAATTTCGCGGCAGTTTGGTACAGACCATGATGAAGTACTGAAGGCTGCAGAGGGTCTACCACAGGCAAAG GAGAAGAGTGAAGCTGCCTTACTGAAGGCGGAGGAGAGACTACAGGCGGCGCTGGTACCCAGGTACCATGACCTGTTTGTGCAGATTGGTCGACTGGAGGGCGGGGTCAAACATCTGGTGGACATGAGAGCAGACACACTG GACCTCCTGTCCACAGTGAAGGACAATGCAGAGCTGCGGAGCTTCAGCTCGTGTTTAAGAGAAATGCTGTCTCATTGGTTCTCAGCTGGGTTACTACATCTTCAGAGGATAACATGGGAGTCATCATGTGATATCCTACAGAAG ATTAGTGAGTATGAGGCAGTCCACCCCATGAAGAACTGGTCGGACCTGAAGCGGAGGGTGGGGCCCTACAGGAGGTGCTTCATCTTCACTCACAGCACCATGCCCAGGGAACCTATGGTGGTCCTGCACACAGCACTCACCAATCAGATCTCAGATAACATCCAG ACCATTGTGTCGACCCCCATCCTTGATGACGAGGATGTGGAAGACATCAACACTGCCATCTTTTACTCCATCACCTCCACACAGAAAG GTCTCCAGGGGGTTGAACTTGGAAACTACCTCATCAAGCGGGTTGTGCGGGAACTTCAGGCAGAGTTTCCCAAGATGACCCAGTTCTCATCCCTCTCCCCCATCCCCGGCTtccgtgattggctggtaggaGAGATCAACAAGGTGCTAAGTTCTACAG AGTCTTCCTCATCAGAAGACAGTGGGGTTGATGGTCCTTCATCTACACCTCCAGCCCTCCTGACTTCAGCCGAACTTCAAAAGGTTGCAGAGATTGCAGGGAAGGACGACGTGCTGCCATTGGTCACCCTGAAGAAACTCCTACAGACCAACCAGTGGATGGGAGCAGAGTCCATGGTGGAGACACTGAAAGACCCACTCATGAGATTATGTGCAAG atatctgtacCTAGAGAAGAGGAGAGGGTATGCTGTCAATCCAGTAG CTAATTTCCACTTGAGAAACGGGGCGGTTCTGTGGAGGTTGAACTGGCAGGCAGACACCAATCCTCGGGGCATCAGCCAGTCCTGTGGTATCATGGTCAACTACAG ATATTTCCTGGGGGACACGATGAGGAACAGCCAGAGGTACATGGAGGAACAGCACATCGAGGCCTCACagcaggtcattgacctcgcACAGGCTGCTGGGGGGGTGGACAGTCCAGCGGGGAAGAGTAATCTGTAG
- the LOC136440833 gene encoding malonyl-CoA decarboxylase, mitochondrial-like isoform X1, which yields MFLRGVWRSARVGAELACCTGRGTDMLQGSFKWQRLRKIYAHNISGLQNSVDGAESGVSSPSLFTATISQMVTEIIGPKEAGLKKPTIPEGKTRHLCDVYGSLSSEDKATFLRVISRQFGTDHDEVLKAAEGLPQAKEKSEAALLKAEERLQAALVPRYHDLFVQIGRLEGGVKHLVDMRADTLDLLSTVKDNAELRSFSSCLREMLSHWFSAGLLHLQRITWESSCDILQKISEYEAVHPMKNWSDLKRRVGPYRRCFIFTHSTMPREPMVVLHTALTNQISDNIQTIVSTPILDDEDVEDINTAIFYSITSTQKGLQGVELGNYLIKRVVRELQAEFPKMTQFSSLSPIPGFRDWLVGEINKVLSSTESSSSEDSGVDGPSSTPPALLTSAELQKVAEIAGKDDVLPLVTLKKLLQTNQWMGAESMVETLKDPLMRLCARYLYLEKRRGYAVNPVANFHLRNGAVLWRLNWQADTNPRGISQSCGIMVNYRYFLGDTMRNSQRYMEEQHIEASQQVIDLAQAAGGVDSPAGKSNL from the exons ATTTATGCCCACAACATCTCCGGTCTGCAGAACTCGGTGGACGGGGCGGAGTCGGGCGTGTCCTCTCCGTCGTTGTTCACGGCAACCATCTCACAGATGGTCACGGAGATCATCGGACCTAAAGAAGCCGGGCTGAAAAAGCCTACGATacctgag GGCAAAACCAGGCACTTGTGCGATGTGTACGGATCCCTATCATCAGAAGACAAGGCAACGTTTCTACGGGTAATTTCGCGGCAGTTTGGTACAGACCATGATGAAGTACTGAAGGCTGCAGAGGGTCTACCACAGGCAAAG GAGAAGAGTGAAGCTGCCTTACTGAAGGCGGAGGAGAGACTACAGGCGGCGCTGGTACCCAGGTACCATGACCTGTTTGTGCAGATTGGTCGACTGGAGGGCGGGGTCAAACATCTGGTGGACATGAGAGCAGACACACTG GACCTCCTGTCCACAGTGAAGGACAATGCAGAGCTGCGGAGCTTCAGCTCGTGTTTAAGAGAAATGCTGTCTCATTGGTTCTCAGCTGGGTTACTACATCTTCAGAGGATAACATGGGAGTCATCATGTGATATCCTACAGAAG ATTAGTGAGTATGAGGCAGTCCACCCCATGAAGAACTGGTCGGACCTGAAGCGGAGGGTGGGGCCCTACAGGAGGTGCTTCATCTTCACTCACAGCACCATGCCCAGGGAACCTATGGTGGTCCTGCACACAGCACTCACCAATCAGATCTCAGATAACATCCAG ACCATTGTGTCGACCCCCATCCTTGATGACGAGGATGTGGAAGACATCAACACTGCCATCTTTTACTCCATCACCTCCACACAGAAAG GTCTCCAGGGGGTTGAACTTGGAAACTACCTCATCAAGCGGGTTGTGCGGGAACTTCAGGCAGAGTTTCCCAAGATGACCCAGTTCTCATCCCTCTCCCCCATCCCCGGCTtccgtgattggctggtaggaGAGATCAACAAGGTGCTAAGTTCTACAG AGTCTTCCTCATCAGAAGACAGTGGGGTTGATGGTCCTTCATCTACACCTCCAGCCCTCCTGACTTCAGCCGAACTTCAAAAGGTTGCAGAGATTGCAGGGAAGGACGACGTGCTGCCATTGGTCACCCTGAAGAAACTCCTACAGACCAACCAGTGGATGGGAGCAGAGTCCATGGTGGAGACACTGAAAGACCCACTCATGAGATTATGTGCAAG atatctgtacCTAGAGAAGAGGAGAGGGTATGCTGTCAATCCAGTAG CTAATTTCCACTTGAGAAACGGGGCGGTTCTGTGGAGGTTGAACTGGCAGGCAGACACCAATCCTCGGGGCATCAGCCAGTCCTGTGGTATCATGGTCAACTACAG ATATTTCCTGGGGGACACGATGAGGAACAGCCAGAGGTACATGGAGGAACAGCACATCGAGGCCTCACagcaggtcattgacctcgcACAGGCTGCTGGGGGGGTGGACAGTCCAGCGGGGAAGAGTAATCTGTAG